The following are from one region of the Bacillaceae bacterium S4-13-56 genome:
- a CDS encoding HyaD/HybD family hydrogenase maturation endopeptidase, producing MNVLEKVKPITILGIGNTLYSDEGVGVHLLPLLEKELNSSERIHFVYGDTDSLRLLEDIESTDYLIILDAINGGKKPGTIYFMEGDEIPKYIGVKMSIHQIGFQEVLSVAKIRERLPQNMVMIGIQPASLELGVDVSDTIKKKMPQLVHVVSEQVEKWW from the coding sequence ATGAATGTTTTAGAAAAAGTAAAACCAATCACTATCCTAGGAATCGGCAACACCCTCTATTCAGATGAGGGTGTTGGCGTTCACCTTTTACCATTACTAGAAAAAGAACTAAACTCTAGTGAACGAATTCATTTTGTTTACGGAGATACCGACTCACTGAGACTTCTAGAAGACATTGAATCAACAGACTATTTAATCATTCTTGATGCAATAAATGGCGGAAAGAAACCTGGAACGATATATTTTATGGAAGGAGATGAAATTCCAAAGTATATTGGAGTGAAAATGTCCATTCATCAGATTGGATTCCAAGAGGTTCTATCAGTCGCAAAAATAAGAGAAAGATTACCACAAAACATGGTCATGATAGGAATTCAACCCGCTTCTTTGGAATTGGGAGTTGATGTATCTGATACTATCAAAAAGAAAATGCCACAGTTGGTTCATGTCGTTTCTGAACAAGTGGAAAAGTGGTGGTAA